Genomic window (Candidatus Parvarchaeota archaeon):
CCGTCGCAAAGCACGTGGTCAAGACCCACCTTCTGCCCCGGGAACTTGGCGCTTTTGCCCCATATTATCGCGTGTTTGAAGTTGTCAAGCAGGTCCCCCGACAGGCGTTCGCACAAGTCGCGCACAGTGCTCGCGCGGCGTATCATAAGCGGCTCCTTCATATCAGCCTCGCCCATGCGCGGTTTTGTGAAAATGCGCATTAAGTCAAGTTTTTTGTAAATGGCCTCTTTGAGCGCATCCATGTTGACGCCTTTTTCAGCCGAAACCGGGATGAAATCAAATTTGAGGGTTTTGAGGTATTCGGAAGACACGATTTCCGTCTTGTTCAAAACTACCAGGGCCGGGGCGTATTTGCGCGTCTGCACGACAACATCAATGAACTGGTCTGCGTCAATGTCCTCGCGCAAGACAACATCTGCGTTGTGTATGCCGTATTCGCCCAGGATGCCGCAAACCATCCTTTCATTTATTTTTGTCGTTTTTACAGTTGATGTGATTGACACGCCGCCTTTGAGTTTTTTTGACACTACAACATCCGGCCTTTTCTGGTTTGCCCTTATTCCCATATTGTAAAGTTCCCTTAATATCGCCTCATAGGCGCCTGGTTGGTATACGTCAAGGATTATCAAGATTAAATCCGCGCTTCTGGCAACCGCAAGCACCTCTTTGCCGCGGCCCTTGCCCTCCGATGCGCCGATTATGATGCCTGGAAGGTCCAAAAGCTGGATTTTTGCGCCTTTGTACTCAAGCATGCCTGGAATGCAGGTGAGTGTTGTAAAGGCATAGGCGGCAACTTCCGACTTGGTGCCTGTAAGCCTGTTGAGAAGCGTTGATTTGCCTACAGATGGGAGGCCGATGAAGACAACGGTTGAATCTCCCGTCTTGCGCACGTCAAACC
Coding sequences:
- a CDS encoding GTP-binding protein, producing the protein MGVADKLSELEAELARTQKNKATEFHIGILKAKIARLKREMTGPKKGGSSGGGFDVRKTGDSTVVFIGLPSVGKSTLLNRLTGTKSEVAAYAFTTLTCIPGMLEYKGAKIQLLDLPGIIIGASEGKGRGKEVLAVARSADLILIILDVYQPGAYEAILRELYNMGIRANQKRPDVVVSKKLKGGVSITSTVKTTKINERMVCGILGEYGIHNADVVLREDIDADQFIDVVVQTRKYAPALVVLNKTEIVSSEYLKTLKFDFIPVSAEKGVNMDALKEAIYKKLDLMRIFTKPRMGEADMKEPLMIRRASTVRDLCERLSGDLLDNFKHAIIWGKSAKFPGQKVGLDHVLCDGDITHIAKKPSTEIKQEDLDKLIQSKQDFGNSGKAQKPVKMKK